From a single Bacteroidota bacterium genomic region:
- a CDS encoding rhodanese-like domain-containing protein has product MMSLTNNTSGVLDMIRGGAMLVDVRSAEEFQTGSAPGAVNIPLNEIPANLAKFEGKDAIVVFCRSGNRSGQAQLFLKQNGIANVVNGGTWMDVAQLVQQAGN; this is encoded by the coding sequence ATGATGAGTCTTACAAATAATACGTCAGGCGTGCTGGACATGATCCGTGGCGGCGCTATGTTGGTGGACGTGCGTTCTGCCGAAGAATTCCAGACTGGTTCGGCCCCCGGCGCGGTCAACATCCCGCTGAACGAAATCCCGGCCAACTTGGCCAAGTTTGAAGGCAAGGATGCCATCGTCGTTTTCTGCCGCAGCGGCAACCGCTCGGGACAAGCGCAGCTTTTCCTGAAGCAAAACGGCATCGCCAACGTCGTCAATGGCGGCACGTGGATGGATGTCGCCCAACTCGTCCAGCAGGCTGGAAATTGA
- a CDS encoding universal stress protein, with protein sequence MEKIKVLIPTDFSVQAEYAYLLVKRLAEKADMDVHFLHVLNVPDTVTMDAQGTISTCGEIDVNFVKTQKDIAERKLENLRNLHGAQLSVHLIFGKTTTGITQFAEKNAYDLIVMGTHGAVGLKERISGSETQMVARASKVPVLSLMCDRSELEVHKVLLVHDFAQAECEDLRVLHRLIQAFGIEVHFLQIVRTDKPATVQQVEADMQRFAELNKIGKYIAHTIQDTDVEHGVVHFTQMHDMDMICIGTHGRGGWLHHSATEKLINHMHKPLISFPLKNHKA encoded by the coding sequence ATGGAAAAGATTAAAGTATTGATTCCGACCGATTTCAGCGTACAGGCCGAGTATGCCTACCTGCTCGTGAAGCGTTTGGCGGAAAAAGCCGACATGGATGTGCACTTTCTGCATGTGTTGAATGTGCCAGACACCGTGACCATGGATGCCCAGGGAACGATCAGCACCTGCGGTGAAATCGACGTGAATTTCGTGAAAACGCAGAAGGACATTGCCGAGCGCAAACTCGAAAACCTGCGCAACCTGCACGGGGCGCAGTTGTCTGTGCATTTGATTTTCGGGAAAACGACCACGGGCATCACCCAATTCGCAGAAAAGAATGCCTACGACCTGATCGTGATGGGCACGCATGGCGCGGTGGGTTTGAAGGAGCGGATTTCAGGAAGCGAAACACAAATGGTGGCCCGCGCCTCCAAGGTGCCGGTCCTGTCCTTGATGTGCGACCGGTCGGAATTGGAGGTGCACAAAGTGCTGCTTGTCCATGACTTCGCCCAAGCCGAATGCGAGGATTTGCGCGTGCTGCACCGCCTCATTCAGGCTTTTGGCATTGAGGTGCATTTCCTTCAAATTGTGCGCACAGACAAGCCCGCCACCGTGCAACAAGTGGAGGCCGACATGCAGCGCTTCGCCGAATTGAACAAGATCGGCAAATATATCGCCCACACCATTCAAGATACCGATGTCGAGCATGGCGTGGTGCATTTCACGCAAATGCACGACATGGACATGATCTGCATCGGTACGCATGGCAGGGGCGGATGGCTGCATCACAGCGCCACCGAAAAGCTGATCAACCACATGCATAAACCCCTGATTTCCTTCCCTCTCAAGAACCACAAAGCGTAA
- a CDS encoding MBL fold metallo-hydrolase translates to MRIEQIYTGCLAQGAYYIVSEGEAAIIDPLREVQPYLDRLAQDGVQLKYIFETHFHADFVSGHLDLSRKTGAPIIFGPSAKTNFESITATDGQIFNLGKVKIKVLHTPGHTMESSTFLLIDENGKDHAIFSGDTLFLGDVGRPDLAQKAADMTQEQLAGLLYESLMTKIMPLADDVTVYPAHGAGSSCGKNMMKETVDSLGNQKRMNYALNQPNKEAFIAAVTEGLTPPPGYFGANVGMNKSGYESFENVRNQGMTSLSADAFEAVAESQHALILDTRDSGTFALGHIPQSISIGLNGDFAPWVGAMIVDVKQPILLVTDAGKEEETVTRLSRVGFDNVLGHLKGGFAAWQHAGKEIDQINRISAATFAERFDAAQSVVVDVRKESEYAAEHVEDAYSKPLAYINEWVKDINPEQHFFLHCAGGYRSMIAASILQARGYRNFSEVEGGFKAISGTEIPRTNFVCQSKVMKA, encoded by the coding sequence ATGAGAATAGAACAGATTTACACAGGATGCTTGGCACAAGGTGCCTACTACATCGTTTCCGAAGGCGAAGCCGCCATCATCGACCCGTTGCGCGAAGTACAGCCGTACCTCGACCGGTTGGCACAAGACGGTGTACAGTTGAAGTATATCTTCGAGACCCACTTCCATGCCGACTTTGTTTCGGGACACTTGGATTTGAGCCGCAAAACCGGCGCCCCGATCATCTTCGGACCCAGTGCCAAGACCAATTTTGAGTCGATCACCGCCACCGACGGACAAATCTTCAACCTCGGTAAAGTCAAAATCAAGGTATTGCATACCCCCGGCCATACGATGGAAAGCAGCACCTTTTTGCTGATCGACGAAAATGGCAAAGACCATGCAATCTTCAGCGGAGACACTTTGTTTTTGGGAGACGTCGGGCGTCCTGACTTGGCCCAAAAGGCCGCAGACATGACCCAAGAGCAGCTTGCAGGCTTGCTCTACGAAAGCCTGATGACCAAAATCATGCCCTTGGCCGACGACGTGACCGTTTATCCTGCCCATGGCGCCGGCAGCTCCTGCGGCAAAAACATGATGAAAGAAACCGTCGATAGCCTCGGCAACCAAAAGCGGATGAATTATGCCTTGAACCAACCCAACAAGGAGGCCTTCATCGCAGCTGTGACCGAGGGGCTTACCCCGCCTCCAGGTTATTTTGGCGCCAATGTCGGCATGAACAAGTCGGGCTACGAAAGCTTTGAGAATGTGCGGAATCAAGGAATGACCAGTCTCTCGGCGGATGCATTTGAGGCCGTGGCCGAATCGCAGCATGCCTTGATTCTTGACACCCGTGACAGCGGCACTTTTGCCCTCGGCCATATCCCGCAGTCGATCAGCATCGGCTTGAACGGCGATTTTGCTCCCTGGGTGGGCGCCATGATCGTGGACGTGAAGCAACCGATCCTGTTGGTCACAGATGCCGGCAAAGAGGAAGAAACGGTGACCCGCCTCAGCCGCGTAGGCTTTGACAACGTTTTGGGTCATCTTAAAGGTGGATTTGCGGCTTGGCAGCATGCAGGCAAGGAAATCGACCAAATCAACCGCATCAGCGCCGCAACATTTGCCGAGCGCTTCGATGCTGCGCAATCGGTCGTGGTCGATGTGCGCAAAGAAAGCGAATATGCGGCAGAGCACGTCGAAGATGCCTACAGCAAGCCGCTCGCCTACATCAACGAATGGGTGAAGGACATCAACCCGGAGCAACATTTCTTCCTGCATTGCGCGGGCGGATACCGGAGCATGATCGCTGCCAGCATTTTGCAAGCACGTGGCTACCGCAATTTCTCTGAAGTGGAAGGCGGATTCAAGGCGATTTCCGGCACGGAGATTCCGCGTACCAACTTCGTCTGCCAAAGCAAGGTCATGAAAGCCTGA